Proteins encoded together in one Halomarina salina window:
- a CDS encoding asparagine synthase-related protein, translating to MPGTSLLRGAVPAETESLFESLHFSAEYETRRRWSRDGTLLATTGYPTYPTTGYEFDDARVVLEGRLYDVEAPERALRSLVDALLDGDRDAVTDWVLDRDGDFLVTVHDEARDAVYLLNDTFARLPTYYATLGDTVVVSRELKFVREVAARRGAALELDSLAVAQQLLFGYCLGQRTVFDGVTCLPAGSLLTLADGDVRVERLYEYDFEETAHADRSVEENATELADRFLAACERRASDDATDVLSLSGGLDSRAVGGAFTALDLPYVTATFDNSDEGESDDARVARAIAERLDVPWTRYSTSATDRHRERLVEAKQGMNYLGMAFILDFFDQLREDHGAMQYVTGDGGDKILVDLTPAKTLGSREALVEYVVDSNAQFSLDRAADIANVSASDLRDSIEERLDAYPESTTAQQYVHFLVYERGINYLNHGEDRNRYFFWSVSPFYSRPVFAYAMGCPDGQKGGRRLYRAFIERFAPDLVDLEYPNFGAPITSVEYRLKQTAFDLLSRYPALRESLLDREKIDADRNLEVLSMIHAHLLQSDVTPLSRRACIEVTTKPAAYRRTQLLELLTVLALRSDLESEREAKRSAVSPRD from the coding sequence ATGCCCGGAACTAGCCTGCTCCGCGGAGCGGTCCCGGCGGAGACGGAGTCGCTCTTCGAGAGCCTCCACTTCTCCGCGGAGTACGAGACGCGACGACGGTGGTCACGCGACGGAACGTTGCTGGCGACGACCGGCTACCCCACCTACCCGACGACGGGGTACGAGTTCGACGACGCGCGGGTCGTCCTGGAGGGACGACTGTACGACGTCGAAGCGCCCGAGCGGGCGCTTCGGTCACTGGTCGACGCCCTCCTCGACGGCGACCGCGACGCCGTCACCGACTGGGTGCTCGACAGAGACGGCGACTTCCTCGTCACCGTCCACGACGAGGCGCGCGACGCCGTCTACCTCCTCAACGACACGTTCGCCCGGCTGCCGACGTACTACGCGACGCTGGGCGACACCGTCGTCGTCTCCCGGGAACTGAAGTTCGTCCGCGAGGTCGCCGCCCGACGCGGGGCGGCGCTGGAACTCGACTCCCTGGCCGTCGCCCAGCAGCTCCTGTTCGGCTACTGCCTCGGCCAGCGGACCGTGTTCGACGGCGTCACCTGCCTCCCCGCCGGGAGCCTCCTCACGCTCGCCGACGGCGACGTCCGGGTCGAACGCCTCTACGAGTACGACTTCGAGGAGACGGCACACGCCGATCGGAGCGTCGAGGAGAACGCGACCGAACTCGCCGACCGGTTCCTCGCCGCCTGTGAACGGCGTGCGAGCGACGACGCGACGGACGTCCTCTCGTTGAGCGGCGGCCTCGACTCCCGGGCGGTCGGCGGGGCGTTCACCGCCCTCGACCTGCCGTACGTCACGGCGACGTTCGACAACTCCGACGAGGGCGAGAGCGACGACGCGCGCGTCGCGCGGGCCATCGCCGAGCGACTCGACGTCCCCTGGACCCGCTACTCGACGAGCGCCACCGACCGCCATCGAGAACGCCTCGTCGAGGCGAAGCAGGGGATGAACTACCTCGGGATGGCGTTCATCCTCGACTTCTTCGACCAGTTGCGCGAGGACCACGGCGCGATGCAGTACGTGACGGGCGACGGCGGCGACAAGATTCTCGTCGACCTGACGCCCGCGAAGACCCTCGGCAGTCGCGAGGCGCTCGTGGAGTACGTCGTCGACTCGAACGCGCAGTTCTCGCTCGACAGGGCGGCGGACATCGCGAACGTCTCCGCCAGCGACCTGCGCGACTCCATCGAGGAGCGACTCGACGCCTACCCGGAGTCGACGACCGCCCAGCAGTACGTCCACTTCCTCGTCTACGAGCGGGGCATCAACTACCTCAACCACGGCGAGGACCGCAACCGGTACTTCTTCTGGAGCGTCTCGCCGTTCTACTCGCGGCCCGTCTTCGCGTACGCGATGGGTTGTCCGGACGGACAGAAGGGCGGCCGCCGCCTCTACCGGGCGTTCATCGAACGGTTCGCCCCCGACCTCGTCGACCTCGAGTACCCGAACTTCGGCGCGCCCATTACGAGCGTCGAGTACCGCCTGAAACAGACCGCGTTCGATCTGCTGTCGCGGTACCCCGCGCTCCGCGAGTCGCTGCTCGACCGCGAGAAGATCGACGCCGACCGCAATCTGGAGGTGCTCTCGATGATCCACGCGCACCTCCTGCAGAGCGACGTCACGCCGCTGTCGCGACGGGCGTGCATCGAGGTGACGACGAAGCCCGCGGCCTACCGGCGCACCCAGTTGCTCGAACTCCTCACGGTGCTCGCCCTGCGGAGCGACCTCGAATCGGAGCGGGAAGCGAAGCGTTCGGCCGTCTCGCCGCGGGACTGA
- a CDS encoding flippase: MSDRDAELSSLLSSASLVVVGTVLGAIAKMVERIIIGRSLSLDAYGEVSIGLAILTMATTLSVLGFSQGIPRFMSRYDDTPAKRGVWVTGFVVTLGAAVVVAGALFAAAGTLTQYLGGTDSVWLLQLFFLSIPLTVGLRVGIGGLQGFENTRYRTVVQDVLHPLSRIALLVGFLWAGYGTVAAGYAYLVAAGLAFVVSHLLLNRLLPLRGSFVTRPRELLRFSLPLVVSGFLAILLSQTDTVMLGYFRPSSEVALYNAAYPIAIGLGTLLGAFNFLYLPVASRLDAQDERSEVEAIYAVTTKWAFFLTFPAFLTFAVYSGDVLAIFFGERYRDAGPALTILTVGYFSNALFGQNLRTISALGDTGYLMLINGVAYAINVVANLVLIPQYGFVGASVASAASYTAMNVAANVILWRQFRIHPFSRWSVRTFASLTLVGPPVALAVDPWVSLSLLTLVPFLAAVGIASIVVAALAGGLQSEDRVVVRYVERYVGLRVPLIRRYIPSESDDTSLLS, encoded by the coding sequence ATGAGCGACCGGGACGCCGAACTGTCGTCGCTGCTCTCCAGCGCCTCGCTCGTCGTCGTCGGGACGGTGCTCGGAGCCATCGCCAAGATGGTCGAACGCATCATCATCGGGCGGTCGCTCTCGCTCGACGCCTACGGGGAGGTGAGCATCGGCCTCGCTATCCTCACCATGGCGACGACGCTCTCCGTCCTGGGGTTCAGCCAGGGTATCCCCCGGTTCATGTCGCGGTACGACGACACGCCCGCCAAACGGGGCGTCTGGGTGACCGGCTTCGTCGTCACGCTCGGAGCCGCCGTCGTCGTCGCCGGGGCGCTGTTCGCGGCGGCGGGGACGCTCACGCAGTACCTCGGGGGGACCGACTCCGTCTGGCTCCTCCAGCTGTTCTTCCTCAGCATCCCGCTGACCGTCGGCCTCCGGGTCGGCATCGGCGGGTTGCAGGGGTTCGAGAACACGCGCTACCGCACGGTGGTGCAGGACGTCCTCCACCCGCTCTCGCGTATCGCCCTGCTCGTCGGCTTCCTCTGGGCGGGGTACGGGACCGTGGCGGCGGGGTACGCGTACCTCGTCGCCGCCGGCCTGGCGTTCGTCGTCTCCCACCTGCTGTTGAACCGCCTGCTCCCGCTGCGGGGGTCGTTCGTCACCCGCCCGCGCGAACTGCTCCGGTTCTCGCTCCCGCTGGTCGTCTCGGGGTTCCTCGCCATCCTGCTGTCCCAGACGGACACCGTCATGCTCGGCTACTTCCGCCCCTCCAGCGAGGTGGCGCTGTACAACGCCGCCTACCCCATCGCCATCGGTCTCGGCACGCTGCTCGGCGCGTTCAACTTCCTCTACCTCCCGGTCGCCTCCCGCCTCGACGCGCAGGACGAGCGCTCGGAGGTCGAGGCCATCTACGCCGTGACGACGAAGTGGGCCTTCTTCCTCACGTTCCCGGCGTTCCTGACGTTCGCCGTCTACTCGGGCGACGTGCTCGCCATCTTCTTCGGCGAGCGCTACCGCGACGCCGGACCGGCGCTGACCATCCTCACGGTCGGCTACTTCTCGAACGCGCTGTTCGGCCAGAACCTGCGGACCATCTCGGCGCTCGGCGACACCGGCTACCTCATGCTCATCAACGGCGTCGCGTACGCCATCAACGTCGTCGCCAACCTGGTGCTCATCCCGCAGTACGGGTTCGTCGGCGCGTCGGTCGCCTCCGCGGCGTCGTATACGGCGATGAACGTCGCGGCGAACGTCATCCTCTGGCGGCAGTTCCGTATCCACCCCTTCTCGCGGTGGTCGGTGCGGACGTTCGCCTCGCTCACGCTGGTCGGACCGCCGGTCGCACTCGCAGTCGACCCCTGGGTGTCGCTCTCGCTGCTCACGCTGGTGCCGTTCCTCGCCGCCGTGGGCATCGCGTCCATCGTCGTGGCGGCACTGGCCGGTGGCCTCCAGTCAGAGGACCGCGTCGTCGTCAGGTACGTCGAGCGCTACGTCGGCCTGCGCGTTCCGCTCATCCGTCGGTACATCCCGTCGGAGTCCGACGACACCTCCCTCCTGTCCTGA
- a CDS encoding glycosyltransferase — MKVLSLVTTERASFYQKQVELLRQSGIEVTTISPPNPTDGGTRSVTDYLGLYPELLRRSFGSYDLVHANYGLTAPLALAQPKLPVVLSLWGSDLLGKYGSVSRFCARYCDAVVVMSEEMADALDQDCFVIPHGVDLDQFAPQSQREAQEVVGWDPRAYHVLFPYNPDRPVKDYPRAERVVAAVDDRFERPVVLHAVTGVDHEEVPTYMNAADSLLVTSTSEGSPNTIKEALACNVPIVSTDVGDVAERLRGVTPSAVCRTDDELTDELAAVLEADTRSNGRGAVEELSAQHATDQLRSIFESTVSDRATPQANPYTA; from the coding sequence ATGAAGGTTCTGAGTCTCGTCACGACCGAGCGGGCGTCGTTCTACCAGAAGCAGGTGGAACTGCTCCGGCAGTCCGGTATCGAAGTCACCACGATCAGCCCACCGAACCCGACGGACGGCGGCACACGCTCGGTGACCGACTACCTGGGGCTGTACCCCGAACTGCTCCGGCGTTCGTTCGGGTCGTACGACCTCGTCCACGCGAACTACGGGCTGACCGCACCGCTCGCCCTCGCCCAGCCGAAGCTGCCGGTCGTCCTCTCGCTGTGGGGGTCCGACCTGCTGGGCAAGTACGGTTCAGTGAGTCGCTTCTGTGCCCGCTACTGCGACGCCGTCGTCGTGATGAGCGAGGAGATGGCCGACGCCCTCGACCAGGACTGCTTCGTGATTCCCCACGGCGTCGACCTGGACCAGTTCGCGCCACAGTCACAGCGCGAGGCGCAGGAGGTGGTCGGGTGGGACCCGAGAGCGTACCACGTGCTGTTCCCGTACAACCCGGACCGTCCGGTGAAGGACTACCCGCGGGCGGAGCGGGTCGTGGCCGCCGTCGACGACCGCTTCGAGCGGCCCGTCGTCCTCCACGCCGTCACCGGCGTCGACCACGAGGAGGTGCCGACGTACATGAACGCCGCCGACTCGCTGCTCGTCACCTCGACGAGCGAGGGCTCGCCCAACACCATCAAGGAGGCGCTGGCGTGCAACGTCCCCATCGTCTCGACGGACGTCGGCGACGTCGCCGAGCGACTGCGCGGCGTCACTCCTTCGGCGGTCTGTCGGACGGACGACGAACTGACGGACGAACTCGCGGCAGTTCTCGAGGCCGATACCAGGTCGAACGGTCGGGGTGCGGTCGAGGAGCTGAGCGCACAGCACGCCACCGACCAGCTCCGTTCTATCTTCGAGTCGACGGTCTCCGACCGGGCCACGCCCCAGGCCAACCCCTACACCGCGTAG
- a CDS encoding winged helix-turn-helix domain-containing protein: MVSKRQKCDGSDWDLISYVISSRYRIAVLGRLDEGPLTPTRIADRSDFRLAHISRAIQQLRRRHLVELLVSEEQRKGRVYGITDRGTLTWSTIQSENLC; encoded by the coding sequence ATGGTGAGTAAACGACAGAAATGTGATGGTTCGGACTGGGACCTCATCAGCTACGTGATTAGTTCACGATATCGGATCGCAGTGCTGGGTCGCCTCGACGAGGGGCCACTCACGCCGACGCGGATAGCGGACCGGTCGGACTTCCGACTGGCGCACATCTCGCGTGCGATACAGCAACTGAGACGACGGCACCTCGTCGAACTGCTCGTCTCGGAGGAACAGCGGAAGGGTCGCGTCTACGGTATCACCGACAGAGGGACCCTGACGTGGTCGACGATTCAGTCGGAGAACCTCTGCTAG
- a CDS encoding DUF1616 domain-containing protein: MADKQTQNERSVRTNVALSTVDQFVDVVAILLFLVVLQAAIRSVEPTGLFGLGGPLRVAVTLVALLFLPGYALTTVLFPTHPRHGHEDRLWISPTFEGRLPDAPALGERLLLSFGLSLAVVPLAGMGLSVLSLGYDPQTVGNATTLLVVLPLLLGTIRRLQMPEERRYLVSLQYTLRQVGGGLRGTTRADTLSNVAVVLGVVAVVVVSALAITAPQSGAGYTDFSLLSENGQGEFVADDYPAEFVAGESQALTFRVADTDPGETSYEVVVVLERVDDNGGVTERAELDRYRHTVDDGPWVRQHSVTPSMTGDDLRLTYLLYDGEAPSNPKQANADQSLYVWVSVSNGN, translated from the coding sequence GTGGCAGACAAACAAACACAGAACGAACGTAGCGTCCGAACGAACGTCGCCCTCTCGACCGTCGACCAGTTCGTCGACGTGGTCGCCATCCTCCTCTTCCTCGTCGTCCTGCAGGCGGCGATTCGCTCGGTCGAACCGACCGGACTGTTCGGCCTCGGTGGGCCACTGCGCGTCGCCGTCACCCTCGTCGCGTTGCTGTTCCTTCCGGGGTACGCCCTGACGACGGTGCTGTTCCCCACGCACCCCCGACACGGTCACGAGGACCGCCTGTGGATATCGCCGACGTTCGAGGGTCGACTACCCGACGCCCCGGCGCTCGGCGAGCGACTCCTCCTCTCGTTCGGACTGAGCCTCGCGGTCGTCCCCCTCGCGGGGATGGGCCTCTCGGTGCTGTCGCTGGGGTACGACCCCCAGACCGTCGGCAACGCGACGACGCTGCTCGTCGTGCTCCCGCTCCTGCTCGGGACCATCCGACGCCTCCAGATGCCCGAGGAGCGGCGCTACCTCGTCTCCCTGCAGTACACGCTCCGGCAGGTGGGCGGGGGGCTGCGCGGCACGACCCGTGCGGACACGCTCTCCAACGTGGCCGTCGTGCTCGGCGTCGTCGCCGTCGTCGTCGTCTCCGCGCTCGCCATCACGGCTCCCCAGAGCGGGGCCGGCTACACCGACTTCTCACTGCTCTCCGAGAACGGGCAGGGGGAGTTCGTCGCCGACGACTACCCCGCCGAGTTCGTCGCGGGGGAGAGCCAGGCACTCACCTTCCGGGTCGCCGACACCGACCCGGGCGAGACGAGCTACGAGGTGGTCGTGGTCCTCGAACGAGTGGACGATAACGGTGGCGTCACCGAGCGCGCCGAACTCGACCGCTATCGACACACCGTCGACGACGGGCCGTGGGTGCGTCAGCACAGCGTGACGCCGAGTATGACCGGCGACGACCTGCGACTGACCTACCTCCTCTACGACGGCGAGGCCCCGTCGAACCCGAAGCAGGCGAACGCGGACCAGTCGCTGTACGTCTGGGTGTCCGTCTCGAACGGTAACTGA
- a CDS encoding alkaline phosphatase family protein encodes MSDGRREGEEGVPSRAFVLGLDGVPWYLVERWTDAGELPNFQRLVDEGASGALESSKPANTPVAWPSIATGTSPDSHGLYEFYKLRSNHSKRAYNRTDLVGPALWDVLSPAVVGNVPMTYPPGDVDGTMVSGMMTPSVDETFTHPPEFRETLLDRIEDYRIELNWTEYADADERLREDLDSLVRTRRELMRLLMEREDWRLFFFVYTEPDRLQHRVWDDEALLEHYRYLDDVLGEVMAYCEERDSTLFVVSDHGFGPVSKTVFVNRVLADAGLLTKRSQSSSQSLLSSFGITRERVLDTASSTGLDVHALAKRLPRGVVDSVAKQMPGSHGLYDVDYGETKAFLHGLGSVYVNDTRRFDDGIVPPAEVEAVKESVKTLLADLTAPGSDDPVLDVYDGAEVFPDDPDSPDLTVQPRGEYTVSTRLADGVFGDSTKVVANHRPEGLFMAWGPHVEAGSTPRDASVVDVAPTLLHSVGEAIPERTDGRVLSELFAPETPPAERSPRVRDETDRQAVAAGDDADDAHETDSDEFDDVEERLRGLGYVD; translated from the coding sequence ATGAGCGATGGACGACGCGAGGGGGAGGAGGGCGTGCCGTCGCGGGCCTTCGTCCTCGGCCTCGACGGCGTGCCGTGGTACCTCGTCGAACGGTGGACCGACGCGGGAGAGCTTCCGAACTTCCAGCGTCTCGTCGACGAGGGGGCGTCGGGAGCGCTGGAGAGTTCGAAACCGGCGAACACGCCCGTCGCGTGGCCGTCCATCGCCACCGGAACCTCGCCGGACAGTCACGGACTCTACGAGTTCTACAAACTCCGGTCGAACCACTCGAAGCGAGCGTACAACCGGACCGACCTCGTGGGGCCGGCGCTCTGGGACGTCCTCTCGCCGGCCGTCGTCGGGAACGTCCCGATGACGTACCCGCCGGGGGACGTCGACGGGACGATGGTCTCCGGGATGATGACGCCGAGCGTCGACGAGACGTTCACGCACCCGCCCGAGTTCCGGGAGACGCTCCTCGACCGCATCGAGGACTACCGCATCGAACTGAACTGGACCGAGTACGCCGACGCGGACGAGCGACTCCGCGAGGACCTCGACTCGCTCGTCCGGACGCGCCGCGAACTGATGCGACTGCTGATGGAGCGGGAGGACTGGCGACTCTTCTTCTTCGTCTACACCGAACCCGACCGCCTCCAGCACCGCGTCTGGGACGACGAGGCGTTGCTGGAGCACTACCGCTACCTCGACGACGTCCTGGGCGAGGTGATGGCGTACTGCGAGGAGCGCGACAGCACCCTGTTCGTCGTCTCCGACCACGGCTTCGGCCCGGTGTCGAAGACGGTGTTCGTCAATCGGGTGCTGGCCGACGCGGGCCTCCTCACGAAACGGTCCCAATCCAGCAGTCAGTCGCTGCTCTCGTCGTTCGGCATCACGCGCGAACGGGTGCTCGACACCGCGTCGTCGACCGGACTCGACGTCCACGCACTGGCGAAGAGACTCCCGCGCGGCGTGGTCGACTCGGTGGCGAAGCAGATGCCGGGGAGCCACGGCCTCTACGACGTCGACTACGGCGAGACGAAGGCGTTCCTCCACGGCCTCGGGAGCGTCTACGTCAACGACACCCGCCGGTTCGACGACGGCATCGTCCCGCCCGCGGAGGTGGAGGCGGTGAAGGAGTCGGTGAAGACGCTCCTCGCCGACCTCACCGCACCGGGGTCCGACGACCCGGTGCTCGACGTCTACGACGGCGCGGAGGTGTTCCCCGACGACCCGGACTCCCCGGACCTCACCGTCCAGCCCCGCGGCGAGTACACGGTGAGCACGCGCCTCGCCGACGGCGTGTTCGGCGACTCGACGAAGGTGGTCGCGAACCACCGCCCCGAGGGTCTGTTCATGGCCTGGGGACCGCACGTCGAGGCCGGGAGCACGCCGCGGGACGCGTCGGTGGTCGACGTCGCTCCCACCCTGTTGCACAGCGTCGGCGAGGCGATTCCCGAGCGGACCGACGGCCGCGTCCTCTCGGAGCTGTTCGCCCCCGAGACCCCACCGGCCGAGCGGTCACCGCGCGTCCGCGACGAGACCGACCGGCAAGCCGTCGCCGCGGGGGACGACGCGGACGACGCGCACGAGACCGACTCCGACGAGTTCGACGACGTCGAGGAGCGCCTCCGCGGCCTCGGCTACGTCGACTGA
- a CDS encoding glycosyltransferase family 2 protein yields the protein MTLYEKSIGVVVPAYNEEQFVGGVVETMPPFVDRIYVVDDRSTDDTWSVVTDYADPEAITVGRTDESTPPDVGRVVPIRHEENRGVGGAIKTGYKRALADRMDVTVVMGGDGQMDPDYLTDLVNPIVSGYAEYTKANRLYSSGHSEGMSRWRLFGNQLLSGLTRITSGYWRLSDPQNGYTAISLPALETVDVDSMYEYYGYCNDLLVKLNVHGMRVADVPVPAVYGDEESSITYPQYIVRVSWMLFRNFVWRLRVKYVQDQFHPLVVCYGLGGLLVLQSLLFVLATVPWQATSLLLSVVGLVLVGLAMELDKRANRNLEVTINA from the coding sequence ATGACGCTGTACGAGAAGTCCATCGGCGTCGTCGTCCCGGCGTACAACGAGGAGCAGTTCGTCGGGGGCGTCGTCGAGACGATGCCGCCGTTCGTCGACCGGATCTACGTCGTCGACGACCGCTCGACCGACGACACCTGGTCGGTCGTCACCGACTACGCCGACCCGGAGGCGATAACGGTCGGTCGGACCGACGAGTCGACGCCGCCGGACGTCGGGCGCGTCGTCCCGATTCGTCACGAGGAGAACCGCGGGGTCGGCGGGGCCATCAAGACGGGCTACAAACGCGCGCTCGCAGACCGGATGGACGTCACCGTCGTGATGGGCGGCGACGGTCAGATGGACCCGGACTACCTGACGGACCTCGTCAACCCCATCGTCAGCGGCTACGCCGAGTACACGAAGGCGAACCGGCTCTACTCGTCGGGTCACAGCGAGGGGATGTCGCGCTGGCGTCTGTTCGGCAACCAGCTGCTGTCGGGGCTCACCCGTATCACGAGCGGCTACTGGCGGCTCTCGGACCCGCAGAACGGCTACACCGCCATCTCGCTGCCCGCGCTGGAGACGGTCGACGTCGACTCGATGTACGAGTATTACGGCTACTGCAACGACCTGCTCGTGAAGCTGAACGTCCACGGGATGCGAGTCGCCGACGTCCCGGTGCCCGCGGTGTACGGCGACGAGGAGAGCAGCATCACCTACCCGCAGTACATCGTTCGCGTCTCGTGGATGCTGTTCCGCAACTTCGTCTGGCGCCTGCGCGTCAAGTACGTCCAGGACCAGTTCCACCCGCTCGTCGTCTGCTACGGACTGGGTGGACTACTGGTGCTCCAGAGCCTCCTGTTCGTCCTCGCAACCGTCCCGTGGCAGGCCACGTCGCTGCTGTTGAGCGTCGTCGGCCTCGTGCTGGTCGGTCTGGCGATGGAACTCGACAAGCGGGCGAACCGGAACCTGGAGGTGACCATCAATGCGTGA
- a CDS encoding DUF354 domain-containing protein, with product MRESFRARRGPATMDDAPSPDRRRASASTTAHRREAGRRRGTDPVRVLFDVGHPAHVHLFRHAIDALEARGHRTLVTSRDKECTQELLHAYGIDHRPLSTMGDGALGIAREWLTRERRLLGVARRFDPDVVVGVLNPAVAHVSSVLDCRSVVYNDSEASRVAGWLTHPFADVVCTPSGFGRSLGEKQVRYDGYHELAYLHPNRFDPDEVDLEAYGVDPNEPYSVVRFVSWGAHHDVAHHGLSPEAKRTLVGRLREHGEVYVTSESPLPPAFRRHRLPVPPDALHHLLAGADLYVGDSGTVATEAALLGTPAVRASSYAGSADDMSNFRELQNRYGLLYSTADEDDALDTVDRFLDDPETRARWQRRRTRLLAEKVDVTEHMVSLVVDEGCRS from the coding sequence ATGCGTGAGTCGTTCCGGGCACGGCGCGGCCCGGCGACCATGGACGATGCGCCGTCGCCGGACCGGCGACGGGCGTCCGCGTCCACGACCGCACACAGACGAGAGGCAGGTCGCCGACGGGGGACCGACCCGGTTCGGGTCCTGTTCGACGTGGGGCACCCGGCGCACGTCCACCTGTTCCGTCACGCTATCGACGCACTCGAGGCGCGAGGCCACCGGACGCTCGTCACCTCGCGGGACAAGGAGTGCACGCAGGAACTGCTCCACGCCTACGGCATCGACCACCGACCGCTCTCGACGATGGGGGACGGCGCGCTCGGCATCGCCCGCGAGTGGCTGACGCGAGAACGCCGCCTGCTCGGCGTCGCGCGCCGGTTCGACCCCGACGTGGTCGTCGGCGTCCTGAACCCGGCGGTGGCGCACGTCTCCTCGGTGCTCGACTGCCGGAGCGTCGTCTACAACGATAGCGAGGCGTCGCGTGTCGCCGGATGGCTCACCCACCCGTTCGCGGACGTCGTCTGCACGCCGTCGGGGTTCGGCCGCTCGCTCGGCGAGAAGCAGGTCCGCTACGACGGCTACCACGAACTCGCGTACCTCCACCCCAACCGGTTCGACCCGGACGAGGTGGACCTGGAGGCCTACGGGGTCGACCCGAACGAACCGTACTCCGTCGTCCGGTTCGTCTCGTGGGGGGCCCACCACGACGTCGCCCACCACGGCCTCTCGCCGGAGGCCAAGCGGACGCTCGTCGGCCGCCTCCGCGAACACGGTGAGGTGTACGTCACCAGCGAGTCGCCGCTGCCGCCGGCGTTCCGTCGGCACCGTCTCCCCGTCCCGCCCGACGCCCTCCACCACCTCCTCGCGGGGGCGGACCTCTACGTCGGCGACTCGGGGACCGTCGCCACCGAGGCCGCCCTGCTCGGCACGCCAGCGGTGCGGGCGAGTTCGTACGCCGGGAGCGCCGACGACATGAGCAACTTCCGCGAACTCCAGAACCGGTACGGCCTGCTCTACTCGACGGCCGACGAGGACGACGCACTCGACACGGTCGATCGGTTCCTCGACGACCCGGAGACGCGAGCGAGGTGGCAGCGCCGACGGACGAGACTGCTCGCCGAGAAGGTCGACGTGACCGAACACATGGTGAGTCTGGTCGTCGACGAGGGGTGTCGGTCGTGA
- a CDS encoding polysaccharide deacetylase family protein yields MTDAPNRGDGEQNLGEPSGLDDLDDYTFALCLTHDVDRLTEGYRGLYYALRNRDPSRLRTLHPQRESYWQFDTIVDLEASLGVRSSFNVLVEKDLFAELPPREWVKPRNWLLYRGRYDVQSPAVADTVRQLDAGGWEVGLHGSYDSYRDTDRLRYEKGVVESVVDHEIRGGRQHYLNLDVPETWHRHADVGLGYDTTLGASQSYGFDHGYGVRRPFDDFLVFPLTLMDIALPDVSNNPERAWRECERLLAEARDNGAVMTVDWHQRCFSETAFPYYGRLYRALVERALEMGAWVGPPGDLYEYLQEDAETLERLTTTEDGPSPSLQS; encoded by the coding sequence GTGACGGACGCCCCGAACCGAGGTGACGGCGAGCAGAATCTGGGCGAGCCGAGCGGTCTCGACGACCTGGACGACTACACGTTCGCGCTCTGTCTCACCCACGACGTCGACCGGCTCACCGAGGGCTACCGCGGCCTCTACTACGCCCTCCGGAATCGCGACCCGTCCCGGCTCCGCACCCTCCACCCGCAACGCGAGAGCTACTGGCAGTTCGACACCATCGTGGACCTCGAAGCGTCGCTCGGCGTCCGGTCGTCGTTCAACGTCCTCGTCGAGAAGGACCTGTTCGCGGAGCTCCCGCCCCGCGAGTGGGTGAAGCCGCGCAACTGGCTGCTCTACCGCGGGCGCTACGACGTTCAATCACCTGCCGTCGCCGACACCGTCCGCCAGCTCGACGCCGGCGGCTGGGAGGTCGGGCTCCACGGCTCGTACGACTCCTACCGGGACACCGACCGCCTGCGCTACGAGAAGGGGGTCGTGGAGTCGGTCGTCGACCACGAGATACGGGGCGGTCGCCAGCACTACCTCAACCTCGACGTCCCGGAGACGTGGCACCGTCACGCCGACGTCGGCCTCGGCTACGACACGACGCTCGGTGCCAGCCAGTCGTACGGGTTCGACCACGGCTACGGCGTCCGTCGACCGTTCGACGACTTCCTCGTCTTCCCGCTGACGCTGATGGACATCGCGCTGCCGGACGTCTCGAACAACCCCGAACGCGCCTGGCGGGAGTGCGAACGCCTGCTGGCGGAGGCCCGCGACAACGGCGCGGTGATGACCGTCGACTGGCACCAGCGCTGTTTCAGCGAGACGGCGTTCCCGTACTACGGCCGACTCTACCGCGCACTGGTCGAACGCGCCCTGGAGATGGGCGCGTGGGTCGGTCCGCCGGGGGACCTGTACGAGTACCTGCAGGAGGATGCGGAGACGCTGGAGCGACTGACGACGACCGAGGACGGCCCCTCCCCGTCCCTGCAGTCGTGA